From Bacteroidota bacterium, one genomic window encodes:
- a CDS encoding NAD(P)H-hydrate dehydratase: MKILNLQQIREADQYTIAHEPVLSIDLMERAASACCRWIENHFAKDRSIKIFCGPGNNGGDGLAIGRMLIHSGYNVEVYTIRTGQKTSEDFKENEQRLLGMDTNVIREIKVEKDIPFISGDELVVDTIFGSGLNRPVNGIVAKVIEEMNGSNAFVISIDIPSGLHAENPVVDKAVVVQASVTLTFQFPKLSFMFPSGGKFCGKFEVLDIRLHPQFIRQLETKWNYFTHQDAVPLLSKRLKFSHKGNYGHALLISGSKGKMGAAVLASKGCLRTGVGLLTVHVPGCGTSILQTTVPEAMLRIDMNENCISDLPDFSNFSAVGIGPGIGTDPLTWETLRHLLYSFRKPVLLDADAINILSQHPDWMEYIPENSILTPHIKEFSRLTKETKNDFERMEIQMEFAKKYKVFVVLKGAHTCTVGPDGNAWFNSTGNPGMARGGSGDVLTGIILSLLAQGYSSHDATRLGVYIHGLAGDAAAKIKTEIGMLPTDLIKYLPIAFRQIQG; encoded by the coding sequence ATGAAAATTCTGAACCTTCAACAGATTCGTGAAGCAGATCAATACACGATTGCGCATGAACCGGTTTTGTCCATTGATTTGATGGAAAGAGCTGCAAGTGCCTGTTGCCGTTGGATTGAAAATCACTTTGCGAAGGACAGAAGCATCAAAATTTTCTGCGGACCCGGAAATAATGGTGGAGATGGTTTGGCTATTGGTCGTATGTTGATTCATTCCGGTTATAATGTCGAAGTTTATACGATTCGGACCGGGCAAAAGACTTCCGAAGACTTTAAGGAAAATGAACAGCGATTGCTGGGAATGGATACCAATGTTATTCGGGAAATTAAAGTGGAGAAAGATATTCCATTTATTTCCGGTGACGAGCTTGTGGTGGATACAATTTTCGGGAGTGGATTGAATCGACCTGTCAATGGAATTGTTGCAAAAGTGATTGAAGAAATGAATGGTTCAAATGCATTTGTGATTTCTATAGATATTCCTTCAGGGTTACATGCCGAGAATCCTGTTGTGGATAAAGCTGTTGTTGTGCAGGCAAGTGTTACACTTACTTTTCAATTTCCGAAACTTTCGTTCATGTTCCCATCAGGCGGAAAATTTTGTGGAAAGTTTGAGGTTTTGGATATTCGATTACATCCACAATTTATTCGTCAGCTGGAGACAAAATGGAATTACTTTACGCATCAGGACGCAGTTCCATTATTAAGCAAGCGATTAAAATTTTCCCACAAAGGAAATTATGGTCATGCCTTACTTATCAGTGGAAGTAAGGGGAAAATGGGAGCTGCTGTACTTGCGTCAAAGGGATGTTTAAGAACCGGAGTTGGGTTGCTGACTGTGCATGTCCCTGGATGCGGTACAAGTATTTTGCAAACAACTGTTCCTGAGGCGATGTTGCGCATTGATATGAATGAAAATTGCATTTCGGACTTACCTGATTTTTCCAATTTTTCAGCTGTTGGAATTGGTCCGGGTATTGGAACTGATCCACTAACCTGGGAAACCTTGCGACATTTGCTTTACAGCTTCAGGAAACCGGTTTTGTTAGATGCAGATGCAATCAATATTTTATCACAACATCCTGACTGGATGGAATACATTCCTGAGAATTCAATTCTGACACCTCATATCAAAGAGTTTTCGAGGCTCACGAAGGAGACCAAAAATGATTTTGAGCGCATGGAAATACAAATGGAGTTCGCTAAAAAATATAAAGTTTTTGTTGTGCTCAAAGGAGCGCACACCTGCACAGTTGGGCCTGATGGCAATGCATGGTTTAATTCAACAGGCAATCCCGGAATGGCAAGGGGTGGAAGCGGAGATGTATTGACAGGTATTATTCTTTCCTTGCTGGCACAGGGTTATTCATCCCATGACGCAACAAGATTAGGAGTTTATATTCATGGGTTGGCAGGAGATGCCGCAGCAAAAATTAAAACGGAAATCGGAATGTTGCCCACGGATCTGATCAAATATCTTCCCATTGCTTTCCGACAAATTCAAGGGTGA
- a CDS encoding exonuclease gives MSVNEFIQVTSNGLYCPAGDFYLDPKRPVYRALISHAHGDHAVPNSGTIYTTSATCSLMLRRFQKALKSQFVDVAYGETFEINKVRVTFYPAGHMLGSAQILLEYAGEKYLYTGDFKLQADDSCEPFEFVECDHLITETTFADPNYIHPDPVEEVRSLCETTENILLGAYAIGKAQRLTRLISNHCPEKKIYVHPDLNSYHQIYERYGKSLGSWQPYSKQEFMKQKNGVCILPPNQFSRYSRNKSVIRYFATGWKRSFHRCDRILSISDHADWDDVLTLVRKSGAKKVYTLHGDGTHLKGHLNSIGIEVTLLN, from the coding sequence ATTTCTGTAAACGAATTTATACAGGTAACTTCGAATGGATTGTATTGTCCGGCAGGGGATTTTTACCTTGATCCAAAACGACCCGTTTACAGAGCATTGATTTCTCACGCGCACGGCGATCATGCAGTTCCCAACAGTGGAACTATTTATACCACTTCAGCAACATGCTCCCTGATGTTGAGGCGTTTTCAAAAAGCACTGAAGTCACAATTTGTTGATGTAGCTTATGGTGAAACATTTGAAATCAATAAAGTCAGAGTCACTTTTTATCCCGCAGGCCACATGCTTGGCAGCGCGCAAATTTTATTGGAATATGCGGGGGAGAAGTATTTGTATACAGGAGATTTTAAACTGCAGGCAGACGACAGTTGTGAGCCATTCGAGTTTGTAGAATGTGATCATCTCATTACAGAAACTACGTTTGCGGATCCCAATTACATTCATCCTGATCCGGTTGAAGAGGTGAGAAGTTTGTGTGAAACTACGGAGAACATTCTTCTGGGCGCTTATGCGATCGGGAAAGCACAACGACTAACACGACTTATTTCTAATCATTGTCCCGAGAAGAAAATTTATGTTCATCCGGATCTGAATTCCTATCACCAGATTTATGAACGATATGGTAAATCGCTTGGATCCTGGCAACCTTATTCAAAGCAGGAGTTTATGAAGCAAAAGAATGGTGTCTGTATATTGCCTCCCAACCAGTTTTCCAGATATTCCAGAAATAAATCCGTCATCCGGTATTTTGCTACAGGCTGGAAACGGTCTTTTCACCGTTGTGACCGGATTTTATCGATTAGTGATCATGCTGACTGGGACGATGTTTTGACTTTGGTTCGAAAATCCGGCGCGAAAAAGGTTTATACTTTGCATGGGGATGGAACACACCTCAAAGGTCATTTGAATTCGATTGGAATTGAAGTAACATTGCTGAACTAG
- a CDS encoding dephospho-CoA kinase: MKVVGITGGIGSGKSVVSMIFRQLGIPVYDSDAEAKLLYDKFPELRNAVRAQISEDAFDANGKLDRKKLAEIVFQFPEKLEILNQLVHPLVKKDFQDWVQKNQEAAYLVKEAAILFESGAYSDCDKVITVVAPRDLRVQRVRERDRKTKAEIEAIMDRQSGDEEKIKRSDFVIQNDEKELILPQVLAIHESLIKDEKPGK; encoded by the coding sequence ATGAAAGTTGTTGGGATAACCGGTGGTATAGGAAGTGGAAAGAGTGTTGTTTCCATGATTTTTCGTCAGCTTGGAATTCCTGTTTATGATTCTGATGCCGAAGCAAAACTTCTTTACGATAAATTTCCGGAATTAAGAAACGCTGTTCGGGCACAGATCTCGGAGGATGCATTTGATGCCAACGGAAAATTGGATCGAAAGAAACTCGCGGAAATTGTTTTTCAATTTCCGGAAAAGCTGGAAATCCTGAATCAGTTGGTTCATCCACTGGTCAAAAAGGATTTTCAGGATTGGGTGCAAAAGAACCAGGAAGCAGCATACCTTGTAAAGGAAGCAGCTATTTTATTCGAGAGTGGAGCATATTCTGATTGTGATAAAGTAATTACTGTAGTTGCTCCCCGAGACTTGCGGGTGCAGAGAGTTCGTGAACGCGACAGAAAGACAAAAGCAGAGATTGAAGCAATTATGGACAGACAGTCGGGTGATGAAGAAAAAATAAAACGAAGTGATTTCGTGATTCAGAATGATGAAAAGGAGTTAATCCTTCCTCAGGTTTTGGCTATTCATGAATCTTTAATCAAAGACGAAAAGCCGGGGAAGTAA
- the yajC gene encoding preprotein translocase subunit YajC — MLSILLQASGQGGGIMQIVFLVSIIVVFYLFMIRPQVKKQKAEKEFRETLTKGAKVVTIGGIHGRIVEVNDKTFMVEIDNNVKVRVEKSAVSADATRALDAGTPAKQS, encoded by the coding sequence ATGCTTTCAATACTTCTACAGGCTAGCGGTCAGGGCGGTGGCATTATGCAAATTGTATTCCTGGTTTCGATTATCGTTGTATTCTATCTTTTCATGATTCGCCCTCAGGTGAAAAAGCAAAAGGCAGAAAAGGAATTTCGTGAAACACTTACCAAAGGTGCAAAGGTTGTTACTATTGGCGGAATCCACGGCAGAATTGTCGAAGTAAACGACAAAACATTCATGGTCGAAATCGACAACAATGTAAAAGTCAGAGTTGAAAAATCCGCTGTATCCGCTGACGCTACCCGCGCATTGGATGCCGGTACTCCGGCGAAACAATCTTGA
- a CDS encoding DUF1573 domain-containing protein, with protein sequence MKSLIISLYISCLAWINTGCQSGNSGDASSQEQTINPDVVQNPVSASGNQKGLVPAYEFADTIHDFGKIVQGEKVSFAFRFKNSGTGDLVIRAAQGSCGCTVPEWPKDPIKPGGSGIINVTFNSEGREGMQHKTITLIGNTMPNTYMLTITGEVVKPEGNQ encoded by the coding sequence ATGAAATCATTGATAATCTCCCTGTATATCTCATGTCTTGCATGGATAAACACTGGATGTCAGTCGGGAAATTCAGGTGATGCGTCTTCACAGGAGCAGACTATTAATCCGGATGTTGTACAAAATCCGGTTTCCGCGTCCGGAAATCAGAAAGGTCTTGTCCCGGCTTATGAATTTGCCGACACTATTCACGATTTCGGAAAAATTGTACAGGGAGAGAAGGTTTCATTTGCTTTCCGCTTTAAAAATTCGGGTACAGGTGATCTTGTCATCCGTGCTGCGCAAGGAAGTTGTGGTTGTACAGTTCCGGAATGGCCGAAGGATCCAATCAAACCCGGCGGAAGTGGAATTATCAATGTCACCTTTAACAGTGAGGGCAGGGAAGGAATGCAACACAAGACAATAACACTCATTGGAAATACGATGCCGAATACCTACATGTTAACCATTACCGGTGAAGTTGTCAAACCGGAGGGTAATCAGTAA
- the nusB gene encoding transcription antitermination factor NusB, with amino-acid sequence MLSRRQLRIKVLQALYAFFQAEKTDLAMAERELFRSIDKVHELYIYILLLLKELAFVDQTDADDLHLKFFPKEEELNAIIRLHELKFVQELNEDKFFNNALTKSKLSWQNKQDLVRKLYLEIKKSEEYRGLLTIADSSEKDFLCEVIKKFILSSEALQHEIEEENIFWLDDFDFICHIIIRNIRSFYDTGKMELTPLYKDEEDDRLFVRTLFTKTILNNQEYEQAISERTKNWEVDRIALMDILILKMALSELVNFPGIPVKVSINEYIDISKEYSTPKSKQFVNGVIDKLALDYKEQGKIVKTGRGLIG; translated from the coding sequence ATGCTAAGCAGAAGACAATTACGAATCAAAGTGCTTCAGGCTCTTTATGCATTTTTCCAGGCGGAGAAAACCGATTTGGCAATGGCGGAACGGGAATTGTTTCGTTCCATTGACAAGGTACACGAATTGTATATTTACATTTTACTTTTATTAAAGGAGCTTGCGTTTGTTGATCAGACCGACGCGGATGATTTGCATCTGAAATTTTTCCCGAAAGAGGAAGAATTAAACGCCATTATCCGATTGCATGAATTGAAGTTTGTTCAGGAGCTTAACGAGGATAAATTTTTTAATAATGCTCTGACCAAAAGTAAATTGTCATGGCAGAACAAGCAGGACCTTGTCCGTAAACTTTATCTTGAAATTAAAAAATCAGAAGAATACAGAGGGTTACTGACTATCGCTGATTCCAGCGAAAAAGACTTTCTCTGCGAGGTGATCAAGAAATTTATTCTTTCATCTGAAGCTTTGCAACATGAAATAGAGGAGGAAAACATCTTCTGGCTGGATGATTTTGATTTTATCTGTCACATCATCATTCGGAACATCCGTTCATTTTATGATACGGGAAAAATGGAGCTCACTCCTTTGTACAAAGACGAAGAAGACGATCGTTTGTTTGTGAGAACACTCTTTACCAAAACTATTCTGAATAATCAGGAATATGAGCAGGCAATCAGTGAACGAACCAAAAACTGGGAAGTTGACCGTATCGCCCTGATGGACATCCTTATTTTGAAAATGGCCTTGTCGGAGCTCGTGAACTTTCCCGGCATTCCGGTTAAAGTATCCATTAATGAATACATCGATATCTCAAAAGAATACAGTACACCAAAGAGTAAGCAATTTGTCAATGGAGTAATCGATAAACTGGCACTTGATTATAAGGAGCAAGGAAAAATTGTCAAAACCGGCAGAGGATTGATAGGGTAA
- a CDS encoding Glu/Leu/Phe/Val dehydrogenase, which translates to MIEVKDAKETKAGTDFVFGNPSFADHEQILFCYDKATGLKAIIAIHDTTLGPALGGTRMWDYKSEAEALNDVLRLSRGMTYKAAISGLGLGGGKAVIFGDSKKDKTPDMFRKYGKFIESLNGRYITAEDVGTNTSDMVYIREMTKHVTGLPENMGGGGDPSPVTAYGVFMGLKAAVKESFGSDDLKGKRVMVQGVGHVGENLVKHVTEQGAKVFITDINQEQLNATAKKYGSEIVSSDAVYDMDVDIYSPCALGATLNTENINRLKCAVVAGAANNQLADENIHGKMLSEKGILYAPDFLINAGGLINVYSELKGYDRKSAMEHTEQIYHTTLEIFKKAKAENITTIAAAKKIAEERIAIARSV; encoded by the coding sequence ATGATTGAAGTGAAAGACGCAAAGGAAACAAAAGCAGGGACCGATTTCGTTTTTGGTAACCCTTCTTTTGCAGATCACGAGCAGATCCTATTCTGTTACGACAAAGCTACCGGATTAAAAGCAATCATTGCTATCCACGATACAACATTAGGGCCGGCCTTAGGAGGGACCCGTATGTGGGATTACAAATCGGAAGCGGAAGCTTTGAATGATGTATTGCGCCTTTCGCGTGGGATGACTTACAAAGCTGCAATCAGCGGACTTGGACTTGGCGGTGGAAAAGCTGTCATTTTTGGAGATTCAAAAAAGGATAAAACTCCTGATATGTTCCGTAAATACGGAAAGTTTATAGAGTCATTGAATGGAAGGTACATAACCGCTGAAGATGTTGGTACGAATACTTCCGATATGGTATACATCCGTGAGATGACCAAACACGTTACCGGCTTGCCTGAAAACATGGGTGGTGGTGGAGATCCTTCACCGGTTACTGCTTATGGTGTTTTCATGGGGTTGAAAGCAGCCGTGAAAGAAAGCTTTGGTAGTGATGATCTGAAAGGTAAACGAGTGATGGTTCAGGGTGTTGGACACGTAGGGGAGAACCTCGTGAAGCATGTAACAGAACAGGGCGCAAAGGTCTTTATTACTGACATCAACCAGGAGCAACTTAACGCGACTGCTAAAAAATACGGCTCTGAAATTGTATCCTCGGATGCGGTTTACGACATGGATGTAGATATTTATTCTCCATGCGCTTTAGGAGCGACCTTGAATACCGAGAACATCAATCGTTTGAAATGCGCAGTCGTTGCAGGTGCAGCTAACAATCAGCTGGCAGATGAAAACATCCATGGAAAGATGCTTTCTGAAAAAGGAATTCTGTATGCACCGGATTTCCTGATCAATGCAGGTGGTTTGATCAATGTATACTCTGAGCTGAAAGGCTATGACCGCAAATCAGCAATGGAGCATACCGAGCAAATCTACCATACAACACTTGAGATCTTCAAGAAAGCGAAAGCTGAGAATATTACAACTATTGCTGCAGCAAAGAAAATTGCAGAAGAGCGCATCGCGATTGCACGCTCAGTATAA
- a CDS encoding ABC transporter ATP-binding protein, whose product MKSLRHLNKYFLKYKWHLFLGILFVIAQNFGAIYPAQVVRKSLDEVISTMKQMDQGTSLLTKNDLVSAITQQVFLFLMIMIGVALLRGILMFLMRQTLIVMSRKIEFDLKNEIYAHYQKLNLSFYRRNNTGDLMNRISEDVSRVRMYIGPAVMYTINLAVLFILIVIIMMKVNAHLTLYVLAPLPLLSVSIYYVSDLMNRKSEEVQEQQSALSTYVQEAFSGIRILKSFVREEASTKEFAKESVDYQNKNMSLVKVNAFFYPLMLLLVGLSTLLTVYIGGKEVIAGRATTGNIAEFIIYVNILTWPVASLGWVTSIIQRAAASQERINEFLQIVPEILSEEQKETEISGRIEFTDVSFIYPDSGIKALDKVSFTVEPGKSLAVLGKTGSGKSTIANLICRMYDASSGTIRIDDTDIQKQSLSSLRKQIGYVPQDVFLFSDTIANNIAFGLTDNIPDTERKSLITKAAEDAVIHQNISSFPKGYETFIGERGITLSGGQKQRVSIARAIIKRPKILLFDDCLSAVDTHTEEEILNNLKKIMFGRSSVIISHRVSSVRHADQIIVLDNGRVIENGDHQSLLDKKGVYAEMYEKQLLEEEESRF is encoded by the coding sequence ATGAAGTCATTACGACATTTAAACAAGTACTTCCTGAAGTACAAATGGCACCTCTTCCTGGGCATCCTTTTTGTCATCGCTCAGAATTTTGGAGCAATTTACCCCGCCCAGGTCGTCCGAAAGTCTCTGGATGAGGTCATTAGCACCATGAAGCAGATGGATCAGGGGACTTCCCTGCTTACAAAAAACGATCTGGTCTCTGCGATTACACAACAGGTATTTCTCTTTCTCATGATCATGATTGGTGTGGCTCTGTTACGCGGAATACTCATGTTCCTGATGCGTCAGACCCTTATTGTCATGTCCAGAAAAATTGAATTTGATTTGAAAAATGAAATTTACGCGCATTATCAGAAACTCAACCTTTCATTTTACAGAAGAAATAATACAGGAGATCTGATGAACCGGATCAGCGAAGATGTAAGCCGTGTGCGAATGTATATTGGCCCGGCGGTGATGTACACCATTAACCTCGCTGTATTGTTTATCCTGATTGTAATAATTATGATGAAGGTGAATGCGCATCTGACATTGTATGTGCTCGCCCCGCTCCCGCTGCTTTCTGTTTCGATATATTATGTGAGTGATTTAATGAACAGAAAAAGTGAAGAAGTCCAGGAACAACAGAGCGCCCTTTCTACTTACGTACAGGAAGCCTTTTCAGGTATCCGCATATTGAAATCATTTGTTCGTGAAGAAGCTTCCACAAAAGAATTCGCGAAAGAAAGTGTCGACTATCAGAATAAAAACATGAGCCTGGTAAAAGTCAATGCATTCTTTTACCCCTTGATGCTGCTCCTTGTCGGACTGAGCACTTTACTCACCGTCTATATAGGAGGAAAAGAAGTGATCGCCGGAAGAGCAACAACTGGAAATATCGCCGAGTTCATCATTTATGTAAACATTCTTACCTGGCCTGTAGCATCCCTGGGCTGGGTCACATCAATCATCCAGCGTGCAGCCGCATCTCAGGAACGTATCAATGAATTTTTACAAATCGTTCCGGAAATTTTATCTGAAGAACAAAAGGAAACAGAAATCTCAGGTAGAATTGAATTCACAGATGTTAGTTTCATTTATCCCGATTCCGGTATCAAGGCACTTGACAAAGTTTCCTTTACAGTCGAACCGGGAAAATCTCTTGCAGTACTTGGGAAAACCGGTTCCGGGAAATCAACCATTGCCAATTTGATTTGCAGAATGTACGATGCTTCTTCAGGAACAATTCGAATTGATGACACTGACATACAAAAACAATCCTTGTCTTCACTGCGAAAACAAATAGGCTATGTACCCCAGGATGTATTCCTTTTCAGTGATACTATCGCCAACAACATTGCATTTGGACTGACGGATAACATACCAGATACAGAACGTAAATCTCTTATCACGAAAGCAGCTGAAGACGCGGTCATTCATCAAAATATTTCATCCTTCCCGAAAGGATATGAAACATTTATCGGCGAACGTGGGATCACATTGTCAGGCGGACAAAAACAAAGAGTTTCGATAGCAAGAGCCATTATCAAACGTCCAAAAATTCTCCTGTTTGATGATTGCCTGAGTGCTGTGGATACGCACACAGAAGAAGAAATCCTGAACAACCTGAAAAAAATTATGTTTGGCAGATCATCCGTGATCATCTCACATCGTGTATCGAGTGTAAGGCATGCCGATCAAATCATCGTACTGGATAATGGACGTGTCATTGAGAACGGCGATCACCAGAGTCTTTTGGATAAAAAAGGTGTGTATGCAGAAATGTACGAGAAACAATTACTCGAAGAAGAAGAAAGTCGCTTTTGA
- a CDS encoding 5'-methylthioadenosine/adenosylhomocysteine nucleosidase: protein MLRTRKIGIIGAMPEEINGIIDLLSDRTEETIGLRKYYSGTIGSIPTVVAFSRWGKVAASTTATTLVLKYGITELLFTGVAGGISPELKIGDIVIAKRLIQHDMDARPLMQQYEIPLLGKTFIECNTDLVKIAEKSILQLLGNKLLQKNIGSEILNLFNISDPHFFKGDIASGDCFFSNNNQKEKLRVNLPSVLSVEMEGAAVAQVCFEYEIPFLILRTISDSANENSLIDFPLFIKDIASKYSKEIIKAIYANINIT, encoded by the coding sequence ATGCTGCGGACCAGAAAAATTGGAATCATCGGCGCGATGCCGGAAGAAATAAATGGCATCATCGATTTGTTATCTGACCGCACTGAAGAAACTATTGGATTAAGAAAATATTATTCCGGTACAATCGGAAGCATACCGACAGTCGTCGCATTTTCCAGGTGGGGAAAAGTTGCAGCTTCGACTACAGCAACTACTCTGGTCCTCAAATATGGGATCACAGAATTGTTATTTACCGGGGTAGCCGGTGGAATTAGTCCTGAATTAAAAATTGGCGATATTGTTATTGCGAAACGTTTGATTCAGCACGATATGGATGCCAGGCCATTGATGCAACAGTATGAAATCCCATTACTTGGAAAAACATTTATTGAATGCAACACAGATTTGGTAAAGATTGCAGAAAAATCGATTCTTCAACTTTTGGGAAATAAGTTGTTACAGAAAAATATCGGATCTGAAATCTTGAATTTATTCAATATCTCTGATCCACATTTTTTCAAAGGAGACATTGCAAGCGGCGACTGCTTTTTTTCAAACAATAACCAAAAGGAAAAACTTCGAGTGAATCTCCCTTCCGTTCTTAGTGTTGAAATGGAAGGTGCAGCCGTTGCTCAGGTATGCTTCGAGTATGAAATTCCTTTCCTGATCCTTCGAACCATATCCGACTCTGCAAATGAAAATTCATTGATCGATTTTCCTTTATTTATTAAAGATATAGCAAGCAAGTACTCAAAAGAAATTATAAAGGCTATTTACGCTAACATTAACATTACCTGA
- the dnaB gene encoding replicative DNA helicase: protein MAEFGETVNTGESTARKRTAQGNKSAYATFQAQHFGKMPPQAVDLEEAVLGALMLEKDALTSVIDILNPESFYKDAHRLIFQAIRRLFERSEPIDILTVTNDLKKTGELDLVGGPFYITQLTNRVASAANIEFHSRIILQKHIQRELIRISSETIKDAFEDSSDVFQLLDRAEKNLFDIAQGNIRRNFQDMSTMVSEAYKQIEAARMHGTGVTGVQSGFTDLDRITSGWQRSDLIIVAARPGMGKTAFVLSLARNAAISFNRPVAVFSLEMSSVQLVQRMISSETGIASDKLRKGSLDNTEWQKLVSMTGKLSESPIYIDDTPALSVFDLRSKCRRLKAMHNIDLIIVDYLQLMRAEVDTKSGNREQEISTISRSLKAIAKELNVPIIALSQLSRMVENRGGSKRPQLSDLRESGAIEQDADMVTFIYRPEYYGIEYDEDNNPTKGTAEIIIAKHRNGALDTVKLKFINHLAKFTDLESNDFDSAPGGSVTDYPNNRIIVGSRMNDMPEDTPF, encoded by the coding sequence ATGGCAGAATTTGGAGAAACAGTAAATACCGGTGAATCCACGGCACGGAAACGAACCGCGCAGGGGAACAAATCGGCTTACGCTACATTCCAGGCACAGCATTTTGGAAAGATGCCACCGCAGGCGGTGGATCTGGAAGAAGCTGTTCTTGGGGCTCTCATGCTCGAAAAGGATGCTCTTACATCTGTGATTGATATTCTCAATCCGGAGTCGTTCTACAAGGATGCCCATCGTTTGATATTCCAGGCCATCCGTCGTTTGTTTGAACGTTCGGAGCCGATTGATATTCTGACCGTAACCAATGACCTGAAAAAGACCGGGGAACTGGATCTGGTAGGCGGACCTTTTTACATCACTCAATTAACCAATCGTGTTGCTTCCGCTGCGAATATTGAATTCCATTCACGGATCATTCTTCAGAAACACATTCAACGCGAATTGATTCGTATTTCCTCGGAAACGATCAAAGATGCTTTTGAAGATTCCAGTGATGTATTCCAATTATTGGATCGTGCGGAAAAGAACTTGTTTGATATCGCTCAGGGAAATATCCGAAGGAATTTCCAGGACATGAGTACGATGGTCAGCGAAGCCTACAAGCAGATAGAAGCTGCACGGATGCATGGTACCGGTGTTACCGGTGTGCAATCCGGGTTTACGGATCTGGATCGAATTACTTCAGGCTGGCAAAGAAGTGACCTGATCATTGTCGCTGCCCGTCCGGGTATGGGTAAAACCGCATTCGTATTATCACTGGCGAGAAACGCGGCTATATCATTCAATCGTCCTGTAGCAGTATTTTCCCTTGAAATGTCCTCTGTACAATTGGTACAGCGTATGATTTCTTCAGAAACAGGTATTGCTTCCGACAAATTGCGAAAAGGATCACTTGACAATACTGAATGGCAGAAGCTCGTGAGTATGACGGGTAAATTGTCCGAATCTCCGATTTACATTGATGATACACCGGCACTTTCTGTATTTGATCTTCGTTCAAAATGCCGTCGTTTAAAAGCGATGCACAATATTGATCTGATCATTGTCGATTACCTTCAATTGATGCGCGCTGAAGTGGATACCAAGAGCGGAAACCGTGAACAGGAAATCAGTACGATCTCCCGGTCTCTGAAAGCGATTGCAAAGGAATTGAATGTACCGATCATCGCCTTGTCTCAGTTGAGTCGTATGGTGGAAAACAGGGGAGGAAGCAAGCGTCCTCAGTTGAGCGATCTTCGTGAATCCGGAGCGATTGAGCAGGATGCGGATATGGTTACTTTTATCTATCGTCCGGAATATTACGGTATCGAATACGATGAAGATAACAATCCTACCAAAGGAACAGCTGAGATCATCATCGCGAAACACCGTAACGGAGCTCTGGACACAGTGAAACTGAAATTCATCAATCACCTCGCGAAATTCACCGATCTGGAATCAAATGATTTTGATTCAGCTCCGGGTGGAAGTGTAACGGATTATCCGAACAACAGAATTATTGTCGGATCCAGGATGAATGACATGCCTGAGGATACTCCCTTTTAA